In the genome of Spodoptera frugiperda isolate SF20-4 chromosome 22, AGI-APGP_CSIRO_Sfru_2.0, whole genome shotgun sequence, one region contains:
- the LOC118268519 gene encoding uncharacterized protein LOC118268519 isoform X2: MAEEIKMKELTKKRASIKSQLTQFTTFLNIIKSCDQLSEEQLVELEIRIDKMVTIYATYDHLQGQLEYLSAKPDEQFTERELFEANYYKQLASARALLTQHRTQLANKVSSNDLSVVARRSNVRLPKINLPHFSGGYKDWLEFKDIYVSLIHEDNTIDNINKFHYLRSSLSGTASLVIKSLDFRGDNYSTAWQLLCERFDNKQMLIDKHIQALFSVETLQKEGSQGLRQLVDITNKNLRSLATLGLKVQHWDDIIIYLMASKLDPVTGREWGEHKNSLTELPSLETFIKFISNRCNFLETIEETNRLKQNTEHTHGKAKSFSVLTSKAKFNISCPLCRKDHYIFSCEQFKALPVAARLSKAKEFKLCLNCLRPGHLEAACPLGHCKYCKTRHNTMLHSHDNDSGTFKEHITLAGTKHENSSSHVLLSTALVRVTDHFGTPHSARVLLDNGSTANFITKDLCDASEKAYGACIYIRSVACDGRIHTHLLTSKSKVAPIKSTTIPRLELCGALLGTRLCTKVLESLTLKPDQCIFWCDSMIVLGWLSASPATLKPFVRHRVSEMREGFGDYTWRYVPTKDNPADLVSRGLSAELISQSSMWWSGPTFLQTESALWPSMPNTDVNIVLPELVKSHNNINSLHISNLNSNNLFLILINNSSNYSQLKRQLAYIFRFINRCRRVHNHSPTLTNSELDFSANFIIKTVQKEMFPEEYEMLSSGKDLPTKNRLKKLTPFIEAGIIRVGGRLDNSCYDYNVRHPIIICSKHHFTKLIFNTFHLRLFHAGPQLLLAAVRHEYWPLGGRNLAKSTVHKCVKCQRFSGKTVQPIMGNLPKERVQLEFPFLETGTDYAGPILLADRKGRGCRLIKSYICVFVCLATRAVHLELVSDLTKHAFIAALNRFIARRGKPKTIFSDNGTTFIGTCNELADILKQDFSSVMANTGINFSFIPAYTPHFGGLWESAVKSVKHHLRRILGLAHLTYEEMSTCLIQVEAILNSRPLTPLSTDPSDLYPLTPAHFLIGRSLTSLPHPDLVHQNISSLKRFQRIEHLKQQFWNRFSNEYIFYLQQRTKWTDSDGVLEEGAMVVLKEQQTPPLMWPLGRIVRLIPGRDGISRVADVKTKRGIVRRAYNTICPLPV, from the exons ATGgctgaagaaataaaaatgaaagagCTTACCAAAAAACGCGCCTCAATAAAATCACAGCTTACTCAGTTCACAACCTTCTTAAATATCATTAAGTCTTGTGACCAACTCAGTGAGGAACAGCTAGTGGAGTTGGAGATTAGAATTGACAAAATGGTTACAATATATGCCACCTATGATCATTTACAGGGTCAATTGGAGTACTTGTCGGCAAAGCCAGACGAGCAATTCACTGAACGGGAGCTATTTGAGGCCAACTACTACAAGCAACTGGCATCTGCTCGTGCCCTTCTGACACAGCACCGCACTCAACTCGCGAATAAGGTAAGCTCCAATGATCTTTCTGTGGTTGCTAGACGTAGTAATGTTAGGTtacctaaaattaatttacctcaCTTTAGCGGCGGCTATAAGGATTGGCTGGAGTTTAAGGATATTTATGTCTCGTTAATTCATGAGGATAATACAAttgataacataaataaattccatTATTTGCGTTCGTCACTTAGCGGCACTGCATCGCTTGTAATTAAAAGTCTAGATTTTAGAGGAGACAATTACAGTACTGCTTGGCAACTATTGTGTGAGAGGTTCGATAACAAGCAAATGTTAATAGACAAGCACATTCAGGCTTTGTTCAGCGTGGAAACTCTTCAAAAAGAGGGTAGTCAGGGTTTACGACAACTGGTTgatataactaataaaaatttgCGTTCACTGGCAACACTGGGATTAAAAGTTCAACATTgggatgatattattatttatttgatggcCTCAAAATTGGACCCAGTTACAGGCAGAGAATGGGGAGAGCATAAAAACTCTCTAACAGAGTTGCCATCTTtagaaacttttattaaatttatttctaaCCGTTGCAATTTTTTAGAGACTATTGAGGAAACAAAccgtttaaaacaaaacacagaaCATACGCATGGTAAGGCGAAGAGCTTCTCTGTGTTGACAAGTAAGgctaaatttaatatttcatgtcCTCTTTGTAGAAAAGATCACTACATATTTAGTTGCGAACAGTTTAAAGCGCTTCCAGTCGCAGCACGCCTATCTAAAGCGAAggaatttaaactttgtttaaattgtttacGCCCAGGCCACTTGGAGGCTGCTTGTCCACTTGGTCACTGCAAGTACTGTAAAACTAGGCATAATACTATGTTGCATTCACATGATAATGATTCTGGTACCTTTAAAGAACATATAACTTTGGCTGGTACTAAGCATGAAAATTCATCTAGTCATGTATTGCTTTCCACAGCGTTGGTAAGAGTCACGGACCATTTCGGGACGCCGCACAGTGCCAGAGTCTTACTTGACAATGGGAGCACGGCAAACTTCATTACCAAGGATCTTTGTG ATGCATCAGAAAAGGCATACGGAGCTTGCATATACATTCGTTCTGTGGCTTGTGATGGCCGCATTCATACACATCTTCTCACATCTAAGAGTAAGGTCGCACCAATAAAGTCGACCACAATACCAAGGTTAGAACTTTGTGGTGCCTTGCTGGGCACTCGTTTGTGCACAAAGGTACTAGAATCATTAACACTTAAACCTGATCAGTGTATATTCTGGTGTGATTCTATGATTGTCTTGGGTTGGCTGTCTGCGTCACCTGCCACACTTAAACCGTTTGTCAGGCATCGAGTTTCGGAGATGCGGGAAGGTTTTGGTGACTATACTTGGCGCTATGTGCCCACCAAAGACAACCCGGCTGATCTCGTCTCTCGTGGACTGAGTGCGGAACTTATAAGTCAATCTTCTATGTGGTGGTCAGGTCCTACCTTCTTGCAAACAGAGTCAGCTCTTTGGCCTTCCATGCCTAACACAGATGTAAACATAGTACTACCTGAACTTGTAAAATCACACAATAATATCAATTCATTACATATCAGTAATCTTAATTCTAATAACCTATTTCTAatcttaattaataattcatcTAACTATTCACAATTAAAACGACAATTAGCATACATATTTAGATTTATAAACCGTTGTAGAAGGGTACATAATCATAGCCCGACTCTTACTAATTCGGAGTTAGATTTCAGTGCTAACTTTATAATCAAAACAGTTCAAAAAGAGATGTTTCCTGAAGAGTATGAGATGCTTTCATCTGGTAAAGATTTACCTACTAAAAATCGCCTTAAGAAATTGACACCTTTTATCGAGGCCGGTATTATTAGAGTTGGAGGAAGGCTAGACAACTCTTGTTATGATTACAATGTCAGACACCCTATCATTATTTGCAGCAAACATCACTTtactaaacttatttttaacactTTTCACTTACGCCTATTTCACGCTGGTCCCCAGTTACTCTTAGCCGCTGTGAGACATGAATATTGGCCTTTAGGTGGGAGGAACCTTGCCAAATCTACAGTGCATAAGTGTGTAAAATGTCAAAGATTTAGTGGCAAAACAGTTCAGCCTATCATGGGTAACTTGCCTAAGGAACGAGTTCAACTAGAGTTTCCCTTTCTAGAAACTGGCACAGACTATGCTGGGCCCATCCTTCTAGCCGACCGCAAAGGTAGAGGGTGCAGGTTAATTAAATCTTATATATGTGTTTTTGTTTGCCTAGCCACACGGGCGGTTCATCTGGAGCTTGTCTCCGACTTAACCAAACATGCATTTATTGCAGCACTGAACAGGTTTATTGCTCGTCGCGGTAAACCAAAAACCATCTTTTCTGACAATGGTACAACTTTTATTGGCACCTGTAATGAATTAGCCGACATACTTAAGCAGGACTTTTCTTCAGTCATGGCGAATACAGGTATCAACTTTTCATTTATTCCAGCGTACACCCCTCACTTCGGTGGGCTATGGGAGTCCGCCGTTAAATCAGTTAAGCATCATTTAAGGCGTATCTTAGGCTTAGCACATCTCACTTACGAAGAGATGTCAACTTGTTTGATTCAGGTCGAAGCAATACTGAACTCTCGTCCCCTTACTCCTCTCTCCACTGATCCTTCTGACCTATACCCTTTAACTCCTGCTCATTTCCTTATTGGGAGGTCTCTCACATCCTTGCCGCATCCTGATCTCGTCCATCAGAACATCTCCAGCCTTAAACGCTTTCAGCGCATAGAACACTTGAAGCAACAGTTTTGGAATAGATTCTCTAATGAGTATATTTTTTACCTCCAACAGAGAACGAAATGGACTGACTCCGACGGGGTTCTTGAGGAAGGAGCCATGGTGGTACTCAAGGAGCAACAGACTCCACCATTGATGTGGCCACTCGGTCGTATCGTACGGCTGATACCTGGGAGAGACGGCATAAGCCGAGTAGCGGACGTGAAGACGAAGAGAGGCATAGTCAGACGCGCTTATAACACCATATGTCCTCTTCCAGTTTAA
- the LOC118268519 gene encoding uncharacterized protein LOC118268519 isoform X1, translated as MLHLPIRSVSSHVAGINSQVSTITQTCTLHLQSCDESYNVDVDCFVLPNITTHIPQTYIDLTDLQLPAGISLADPTFNIPSSIDILVGADIFWNVIGRNRIQLGRHMPTLFETKLGWLISGAIPQANTNHSVCMVTHDIHTSHIDNPTDLTRFWELDSISPKFNFTSEERACEQNFNKTTKRNADGRFVVTIPLKESPEALGSSYEMAKRRFLSLERRLDRDPILKGRYIEFMQEYEALGHMSEMSQPSSCPSYFLPHHGVVRESSTTTKLRVVFDASAVTTSGKSFNDIQAIGPRVQDDLLSILLRFRQHQYVVSSDIEKFFRQIEVDRSQRSLQQILWRSDPSLPLKTYSLNTVTYGTASAPYISTRCLSQLAKEATCTRTQHSIQHDFYVDDYLSGGDSIESTIALCRDVTSTLKSAQLNLRKWQANNAQILQAITTSTHSHTSTPSTSTQTHSDTHNTVSLSIDEPSKTLGVNWNYQTDSLTFSIHIPEHTNITITKRHILSTIAQIFDPLGIITPCIIEAKIVLQRLWMDKCSWDDEVNIDIKKQWLKFIQTLPQLNHLSIPRWVICSNSTSIEIHIFTDASEKAYGACIYIRSVACDGRIHTHLLTSKSKVAPIKSTTIPRLELCGALLGTRLCTKVLESLTLKPDQCIFWCDSMIVLGWLSASPATLKPFVRHRVSEMREGFGDYTWRYVPTKDNPADLVSRGLSAELISQSSMWWSGPTFLQTESALWPSMPNTDVNIVLPELVKSHNNINSLHISNLNSNNLFLILINNSSNYSQLKRQLAYIFRFINRCRRVHNHSPTLTNSELDFSANFIIKTVQKEMFPEEYEMLSSGKDLPTKNRLKKLTPFIEAGIIRVGGRLDNSCYDYNVRHPIIICSKHHFTKLIFNTFHLRLFHAGPQLLLAAVRHEYWPLGGRNLAKSTVHKCVKCQRFSGKTVQPIMGNLPKERVQLEFPFLETGTDYAGPILLADRKGRGCRLIKSYICVFVCLATRAVHLELVSDLTKHAFIAALNRFIARRGKPKTIFSDNGTTFIGTCNELADILKQDFSSVMANTGINFSFIPAYTPHFGGLWESAVKSVKHHLRRILGLAHLTYEEMSTCLIQVEAILNSRPLTPLSTDPSDLYPLTPAHFLIGRSLTSLPHPDLVHQNISSLKRFQRIEHLKQQFWNRFSNEYIFYLQQRTKWTDSDGVLEEGAMVVLKEQQTPPLMWPLGRIVRLIPGRDGISRVADVKTKRGIVRRAYNTICPLPV; from the coding sequence ATGCTACATTTACCTATTCGTAGTGTAAGCTCACATGTGGCAGGAATAAACAGTCAAGTCTCGACCATCACACAGACTTGTACTTTGCATCTACAATCTTGCGATGAATCTTATAACGTCGACGTTGATTGTTTTGTCTTGCCCAACATAACGACTCACATACCTCAAACATATATAGACTTAACTGACTTACAGCTACCGGCTGGCATAAGCCTAGCTGACCCAACCTTTAACATACCGTCCTCCATCGACATATTGGTGGGGGCGGACATATTTTGGAACGTGATTGGTCGTAATCGCATACAGTTAGGCAGACATATGCCGACACTCTTCGAGACCAAGCTCGGGTGGCTCATATCTGGTGCCATTCCGCAAGCAAACACCAATCACTCCGTGTGTATGGTTACACACGACATACATACGTCACATATAGATAACCCTACAGATTTAACAAGATTCTGGGAACTCGACTCTATTTCACCGAAGTTTAACTTCACGTCAGAGGAGCGAGCATGTGAACAGAATTTCAACAAAACTACAAAGCGTAATGCTGATGGTCGTTTCGTAGTCACTATTCCGTTAAAGGAATCACCTGAAGCGTTAGGTAGCTCTTATGAAATGGCTAAACGTCGGTTCCTTTCGTTAGAGCGTAGACTCGACAGAGACCCAATACTTAAAGGTCGCTACATAGAGTTCATGCAAGAGTATGAAGCATTGGGTCATATGAGCGAAATGTCTCAGCCTTCTTCATGCCCTTCTTACTTTCTCCCGCATCATGGCGTAGTCCGAGAGTCCAGTACAACGACCAAGCTACGAGTTGTCTTTGACGCATCAGCCGTCACAACTTCTGGTAAGTCGTTTAACGACATTCAAGCCATAGGGCCTCGGGTTCAGGATGACTTATTATCCATCTTATTAAGGTTTCGTCAGCATCAGTACGTTGTTTCATCAGACATCGAAAAGTTCTTTCGACAAATCGAGGTTGACAGGTCACAACGGTCACTACAGCAAATATTATGGCGTTCTGATCCATCATTGCCTCTTAAAACATATTCCTTAAACACCGTCACTTACGGTACAGCATCTGCTCCATATATTAGTACACGATGTCTGTCTCAATTGGCAAAGGAGGCAACGTGCACACGTACACAACACTCAATACAACACGACTTTTACGTGGATGATTACTTGTCAGGGGGCGACTCTATAGAGAGCACTATAGCTCTATGTAGAGACGTCACCAGTACACTTAAATCGGCACAACTTAATCTACGGAAGTGGCAAGCTAACAACGCACAAATCTTACAGGCAATAACTACAAGCACACATAGTCACACATCCACACCATCCACGTCCACACAAACACATTCAGACACACATAATACAGTAAGCTTAAGTATTGATGAACCAAGTAAAACTCTAGGTGTAAATTGGAATTATCAGACCGATTCACTTACATTCTCCATTCACATACCTGAGCACACTAATATTACAATCACAAAACGACACATTCTATCCACAATCGCGCAAATATTCGATCCTTTAGGAATCATTACACCATGCATCATAGAAGCAAAGATAGTGCTGCAGAGGTTGTGGATGGATAAGTGTTCATGGGATGATGAAGTTAACatagatattaaaaaacaatggtTAAAATTCATACAAACATTACCACAACTTAATCACCTAAGTATACCACGTTGGGTAATATGCAGTAATTCAACATCAATTGAAATACATATCTTTACAGATGCATCAGAAAAGGCATACGGAGCTTGCATATACATTCGTTCTGTGGCTTGTGATGGCCGCATTCATACACATCTTCTCACATCTAAGAGTAAGGTCGCACCAATAAAGTCGACCACAATACCAAGGTTAGAACTTTGTGGTGCCTTGCTGGGCACTCGTTTGTGCACAAAGGTACTAGAATCATTAACACTTAAACCTGATCAGTGTATATTCTGGTGTGATTCTATGATTGTCTTGGGTTGGCTGTCTGCGTCACCTGCCACACTTAAACCGTTTGTCAGGCATCGAGTTTCGGAGATGCGGGAAGGTTTTGGTGACTATACTTGGCGCTATGTGCCCACCAAAGACAACCCGGCTGATCTCGTCTCTCGTGGACTGAGTGCGGAACTTATAAGTCAATCTTCTATGTGGTGGTCAGGTCCTACCTTCTTGCAAACAGAGTCAGCTCTTTGGCCTTCCATGCCTAACACAGATGTAAACATAGTACTACCTGAACTTGTAAAATCACACAATAATATCAATTCATTACATATCAGTAATCTTAATTCTAATAACCTATTTCTAatcttaattaataattcatcTAACTATTCACAATTAAAACGACAATTAGCATACATATTTAGATTTATAAACCGTTGTAGAAGGGTACATAATCATAGCCCGACTCTTACTAATTCGGAGTTAGATTTCAGTGCTAACTTTATAATCAAAACAGTTCAAAAAGAGATGTTTCCTGAAGAGTATGAGATGCTTTCATCTGGTAAAGATTTACCTACTAAAAATCGCCTTAAGAAATTGACACCTTTTATCGAGGCCGGTATTATTAGAGTTGGAGGAAGGCTAGACAACTCTTGTTATGATTACAATGTCAGACACCCTATCATTATTTGCAGCAAACATCACTTtactaaacttatttttaacactTTTCACTTACGCCTATTTCACGCTGGTCCCCAGTTACTCTTAGCCGCTGTGAGACATGAATATTGGCCTTTAGGTGGGAGGAACCTTGCCAAATCTACAGTGCATAAGTGTGTAAAATGTCAAAGATTTAGTGGCAAAACAGTTCAGCCTATCATGGGTAACTTGCCTAAGGAACGAGTTCAACTAGAGTTTCCCTTTCTAGAAACTGGCACAGACTATGCTGGGCCCATCCTTCTAGCCGACCGCAAAGGTAGAGGGTGCAGGTTAATTAAATCTTATATATGTGTTTTTGTTTGCCTAGCCACACGGGCGGTTCATCTGGAGCTTGTCTCCGACTTAACCAAACATGCATTTATTGCAGCACTGAACAGGTTTATTGCTCGTCGCGGTAAACCAAAAACCATCTTTTCTGACAATGGTACAACTTTTATTGGCACCTGTAATGAATTAGCCGACATACTTAAGCAGGACTTTTCTTCAGTCATGGCGAATACAGGTATCAACTTTTCATTTATTCCAGCGTACACCCCTCACTTCGGTGGGCTATGGGAGTCCGCCGTTAAATCAGTTAAGCATCATTTAAGGCGTATCTTAGGCTTAGCACATCTCACTTACGAAGAGATGTCAACTTGTTTGATTCAGGTCGAAGCAATACTGAACTCTCGTCCCCTTACTCCTCTCTCCACTGATCCTTCTGACCTATACCCTTTAACTCCTGCTCATTTCCTTATTGGGAGGTCTCTCACATCCTTGCCGCATCCTGATCTCGTCCATCAGAACATCTCCAGCCTTAAACGCTTTCAGCGCATAGAACACTTGAAGCAACAGTTTTGGAATAGATTCTCTAATGAGTATATTTTTTACCTCCAACAGAGAACGAAATGGACTGACTCCGACGGGGTTCTTGAGGAAGGAGCCATGGTGGTACTCAAGGAGCAACAGACTCCACCATTGATGTGGCCACTCGGTCGTATCGTACGGCTGATACCTGGGAGAGACGGCATAAGCCGAGTAGCGGACGTGAAGACGAAGAGAGGCATAGTCAGACGCGCTTATAACACCATATGTCCTCTTCCAGTTTAA
- the LOC118268519 gene encoding uncharacterized protein LOC118268519 isoform X3: protein MIVLGWLSASPATLKPFVRHRVSEMREGFGDYTWRYVPTKDNPADLVSRGLSAELISQSSMWWSGPTFLQTESALWPSMPNTDVNIVLPELVKSHNNINSLHISNLNSNNLFLILINNSSNYSQLKRQLAYIFRFINRCRRVHNHSPTLTNSELDFSANFIIKTVQKEMFPEEYEMLSSGKDLPTKNRLKKLTPFIEAGIIRVGGRLDNSCYDYNVRHPIIICSKHHFTKLIFNTFHLRLFHAGPQLLLAAVRHEYWPLGGRNLAKSTVHKCVKCQRFSGKTVQPIMGNLPKERVQLEFPFLETGTDYAGPILLADRKGRGCRLIKSYICVFVCLATRAVHLELVSDLTKHAFIAALNRFIARRGKPKTIFSDNGTTFIGTCNELADILKQDFSSVMANTGINFSFIPAYTPHFGGLWESAVKSVKHHLRRILGLAHLTYEEMSTCLIQVEAILNSRPLTPLSTDPSDLYPLTPAHFLIGRSLTSLPHPDLVHQNISSLKRFQRIEHLKQQFWNRFSNEYIFYLQQRTKWTDSDGVLEEGAMVVLKEQQTPPLMWPLGRIVRLIPGRDGISRVADVKTKRGIVRRAYNTICPLPV from the coding sequence ATGATTGTCTTGGGTTGGCTGTCTGCGTCACCTGCCACACTTAAACCGTTTGTCAGGCATCGAGTTTCGGAGATGCGGGAAGGTTTTGGTGACTATACTTGGCGCTATGTGCCCACCAAAGACAACCCGGCTGATCTCGTCTCTCGTGGACTGAGTGCGGAACTTATAAGTCAATCTTCTATGTGGTGGTCAGGTCCTACCTTCTTGCAAACAGAGTCAGCTCTTTGGCCTTCCATGCCTAACACAGATGTAAACATAGTACTACCTGAACTTGTAAAATCACACAATAATATCAATTCATTACATATCAGTAATCTTAATTCTAATAACCTATTTCTAatcttaattaataattcatcTAACTATTCACAATTAAAACGACAATTAGCATACATATTTAGATTTATAAACCGTTGTAGAAGGGTACATAATCATAGCCCGACTCTTACTAATTCGGAGTTAGATTTCAGTGCTAACTTTATAATCAAAACAGTTCAAAAAGAGATGTTTCCTGAAGAGTATGAGATGCTTTCATCTGGTAAAGATTTACCTACTAAAAATCGCCTTAAGAAATTGACACCTTTTATCGAGGCCGGTATTATTAGAGTTGGAGGAAGGCTAGACAACTCTTGTTATGATTACAATGTCAGACACCCTATCATTATTTGCAGCAAACATCACTTtactaaacttatttttaacactTTTCACTTACGCCTATTTCACGCTGGTCCCCAGTTACTCTTAGCCGCTGTGAGACATGAATATTGGCCTTTAGGTGGGAGGAACCTTGCCAAATCTACAGTGCATAAGTGTGTAAAATGTCAAAGATTTAGTGGCAAAACAGTTCAGCCTATCATGGGTAACTTGCCTAAGGAACGAGTTCAACTAGAGTTTCCCTTTCTAGAAACTGGCACAGACTATGCTGGGCCCATCCTTCTAGCCGACCGCAAAGGTAGAGGGTGCAGGTTAATTAAATCTTATATATGTGTTTTTGTTTGCCTAGCCACACGGGCGGTTCATCTGGAGCTTGTCTCCGACTTAACCAAACATGCATTTATTGCAGCACTGAACAGGTTTATTGCTCGTCGCGGTAAACCAAAAACCATCTTTTCTGACAATGGTACAACTTTTATTGGCACCTGTAATGAATTAGCCGACATACTTAAGCAGGACTTTTCTTCAGTCATGGCGAATACAGGTATCAACTTTTCATTTATTCCAGCGTACACCCCTCACTTCGGTGGGCTATGGGAGTCCGCCGTTAAATCAGTTAAGCATCATTTAAGGCGTATCTTAGGCTTAGCACATCTCACTTACGAAGAGATGTCAACTTGTTTGATTCAGGTCGAAGCAATACTGAACTCTCGTCCCCTTACTCCTCTCTCCACTGATCCTTCTGACCTATACCCTTTAACTCCTGCTCATTTCCTTATTGGGAGGTCTCTCACATCCTTGCCGCATCCTGATCTCGTCCATCAGAACATCTCCAGCCTTAAACGCTTTCAGCGCATAGAACACTTGAAGCAACAGTTTTGGAATAGATTCTCTAATGAGTATATTTTTTACCTCCAACAGAGAACGAAATGGACTGACTCCGACGGGGTTCTTGAGGAAGGAGCCATGGTGGTACTCAAGGAGCAACAGACTCCACCATTGATGTGGCCACTCGGTCGTATCGTACGGCTGATACCTGGGAGAGACGGCATAAGCCGAGTAGCGGACGTGAAGACGAAGAGAGGCATAGTCAGACGCGCTTATAACACCATATGTCCTCTTCCAGTTTAA
- the LOC118268519 gene encoding uncharacterized protein LOC118268519 isoform X5, producing MAEEIKMKELTKKRASIKSQLTQFTTFLNIIKSCDQLSEEQLVELEIRIDKMVTIYATYDHLQGQLEYLSAKPDEQFTERELFEANYYKQLASARALLTQHRTQLANKRTKWTDSDGVLEEGAMVVLKEQQTPPLMWPLGRIVRLIPGRDGISRVADVKTKRGIVRRAYNTICPLPV from the exons ATGgctgaagaaataaaaatgaaagagCTTACCAAAAAACGCGCCTCAATAAAATCACAGCTTACTCAGTTCACAACCTTCTTAAATATCATTAAGTCTTGTGACCAACTCAGTGAGGAACAGCTAGTGGAGTTGGAGATTAGAATTGACAAAATGGTTACAATATATGCCACCTATGATCATTTACAGGGTCAATTGGAGTACTTGTCGGCAAAGCCAGACGAGCAATTCACTGAACGGGAGCTATTTGAGGCCAACTACTACAAGCAACTGGCATCTGCTCGTGCCCTTCTGACACAGCACCGCACTCAACTCGCGAATAAG AGAACGAAATGGACTGACTCCGACGGGGTTCTTGAGGAAGGAGCCATGGTGGTACTCAAGGAGCAACAGACTCCACCATTGATGTGGCCACTCGGTCGTATCGTACGGCTGATACCTGGGAGAGACGGCATAAGCCGAGTAGCGGACGTGAAGACGAAGAGAGGCATAGTCAGACGCGCTTATAACACCATATGTCCTCTTCCAGTTTAA
- the LOC118268519 gene encoding uncharacterized protein LOC118268519 isoform X4, with the protein MAEEIKMKELTKKRASIKSQLTQFTTFLNIIKSCDQLSEEQLVELEIRIDKMVTIYATYDHLQGQLEYLSAKPDEQFTERELFEANYYKQLASARALLTQHRTQLANKVSSNDLSVVARRSNVRLPKINLPHFSGGYKDWLEFKDIYVSLIHEDNTIDNINKFHYLRSSLSGTASLVIKSLDFRGDNYSTAWQLLCERFDNKQMLIDKHIQALFSVETLQKEGSQGLRQLVDITNKNLRSLATLGLKVQHWDDIIIYLMASKLDPVTGREWGEHKNSLTELPSLETFIKFISNRCNFLETIEETNRLKQNTEHTHGKAKSFSVLTSKAKFNISCPLCRKDHYIFSCEQFKALPVAARLSKAKEFKLCLNCLRPGHLEAACPLGHCKYCKTRHNTMLHSHDNDSGTFKEHITLAGTKHENSSSHVLLSTALVRVTDHFGTPHSARVLLDNGSTANFITKDLCENEMD; encoded by the exons ATGgctgaagaaataaaaatgaaagagCTTACCAAAAAACGCGCCTCAATAAAATCACAGCTTACTCAGTTCACAACCTTCTTAAATATCATTAAGTCTTGTGACCAACTCAGTGAGGAACAGCTAGTGGAGTTGGAGATTAGAATTGACAAAATGGTTACAATATATGCCACCTATGATCATTTACAGGGTCAATTGGAGTACTTGTCGGCAAAGCCAGACGAGCAATTCACTGAACGGGAGCTATTTGAGGCCAACTACTACAAGCAACTGGCATCTGCTCGTGCCCTTCTGACACAGCACCGCACTCAACTCGCGAATAAGGTAAGCTCCAATGATCTTTCTGTGGTTGCTAGACGTAGTAATGTTAGGTtacctaaaattaatttacctcaCTTTAGCGGCGGCTATAAGGATTGGCTGGAGTTTAAGGATATTTATGTCTCGTTAATTCATGAGGATAATACAAttgataacataaataaattccatTATTTGCGTTCGTCACTTAGCGGCACTGCATCGCTTGTAATTAAAAGTCTAGATTTTAGAGGAGACAATTACAGTACTGCTTGGCAACTATTGTGTGAGAGGTTCGATAACAAGCAAATGTTAATAGACAAGCACATTCAGGCTTTGTTCAGCGTGGAAACTCTTCAAAAAGAGGGTAGTCAGGGTTTACGACAACTGGTTgatataactaataaaaatttgCGTTCACTGGCAACACTGGGATTAAAAGTTCAACATTgggatgatattattatttatttgatggcCTCAAAATTGGACCCAGTTACAGGCAGAGAATGGGGAGAGCATAAAAACTCTCTAACAGAGTTGCCATCTTtagaaacttttattaaatttatttctaaCCGTTGCAATTTTTTAGAGACTATTGAGGAAACAAAccgtttaaaacaaaacacagaaCATACGCATGGTAAGGCGAAGAGCTTCTCTGTGTTGACAAGTAAGgctaaatttaatatttcatgtcCTCTTTGTAGAAAAGATCACTACATATTTAGTTGCGAACAGTTTAAAGCGCTTCCAGTCGCAGCACGCCTATCTAAAGCGAAggaatttaaactttgtttaaattgtttacGCCCAGGCCACTTGGAGGCTGCTTGTCCACTTGGTCACTGCAAGTACTGTAAAACTAGGCATAATACTATGTTGCATTCACATGATAATGATTCTGGTACCTTTAAAGAACATATAACTTTGGCTGGTACTAAGCATGAAAATTCATCTAGTCATGTATTGCTTTCCACAGCGTTGGTAAGAGTCACGGACCATTTCGGGACGCCGCACAGTGCCAGAGTCTTACTTGACAATGGGAGCACGGCAAACTTCATTACCAAGGATCTTTGTG AGAACGAAATGGACTGA